Genomic DNA from ANME-2 cluster archaeon:
CTTAACCGGTCAATGAACTGTGCATCTGTTATGAAATTCAGGTCCACACCCACCTCTTCAGGTGAATGCCCCATAGCAATAGCCAGCAACTGGGAATAATGCAGCACCGGGATATTGTATTCATGCCCGAACTTATCTTTTATCTCTACCTGCCCAAAGTCCAGCTGCAGGTGACAGAATGGACATGCATTGACGATACAGTCTACTCCTGCCTCGGCAATATGCTGCAATTTTGCTTCTGCCATCTCCAGTGACGTATCCAGTAATGCAGAACGTACGCCGCCTCCTGCACCGCAGCACGCCATCTTATCCTCATAATCAATACTCTGTGCGCCAAGCGCTTCCACAAGTTCATCAAAGAACACCGGGTTCTCCACGGTCCCCAGGTCCCGCTCTTTGGAAGGTTTGATGAGATGGCAGCCATAATGCAATGCTACCTTCAGGTCAAGCTGATGCTTAATGGTTTCTTTTATCGTCCCGGGTCCGATTTCCTTGGACAGGAACTCGATGATATGACGGACCTCAACTGAGCCGTTGTACTTCATATCCACTTCTGCGAGATGCTTATTGACCTGCCTGGCCAGACCCTGGTCATGCTTGAGTTCATGGTTGGCATCAGTCAGGGAACCGAAACAACCGTTACATATAGTCAGTACATCCCGGTTCATTTGTTCAGATAACACGATATTCCGGGCTGCAAGGGTCAACCATGTGACCTTATCAAATGACCTGAACACACCCGGGGCAGGGCAGCATGACGCACCGGCCAGGTCAGTCCAGTCGATACCCAGTCCGTCCAATACCAGCTTTGTAGCTTTTTCAATGCCAGGATAACGGTTGGGAATAATACATCCCAGGAACAGCGATACAGGTTTCATTGCCCTCCCTCCTTTTCTTTTCCTTCCGTATCCTTGACCAGTTGGACAAAACCAGTAGCTATTAGCAGTTTTTTCACCTGGTCAAGAGCATCCGGGTACTTGTGGACCGTTTCAGGGAGCTCGTCCATCCCCAGTTTCTTTCGTTTGTCCCGGTTAGTATCATTTATAGGTACTGCATGGCCCTTTTCTATAACCAGCCCTGCCACTTTGCGATGATCAGGAAGCATGAGTCCCATATGAACCGATTCCGTCCTCAGGGCCAGAATCCCATCAACGATATTTATTCCTCTTGGACACCGTTCCTGACACTGGTAACAGGTCGTACACATCCACAGGTCTTTATCGTGATACACATCCTTATTCCGCCTTGCAGACAGTACTATACGTCTGGTATTCAGGCTGGTGTACCGTCCGGAAGGGCAACTTCCGGTACATGTCCCGCACTGCATGCAGGTTAAAAATGTCAATCCTTCATCATCAAGCAGTTTTACCGGTTCCTTTGTCATTGTTCCACTCCAATTGATAAGTATAAAATGTTCAATATTTCCTGATCTCACTATAACATATCGTTAAACAACATTGATTTCAGTGATTATTATAAGTATTGATTTTATCGATCACATTTTGCACTGTTTTGTACAAACCTTCCAAAATATATACTACTATTTTGAGCGTCCTGATATGTTCAATACGGTTATTGCGCCCACAGGACACGCCCCTGCACACCTCTTGCAAAAAAGACAAAAAGCAGGTTCTTTTGCATAATATACAACTCTGCCATTGTCCATCTTTCGAATATCCCAGATAATAGGACCTTTTGGGCAAAGGTTCCTGCAGCGTCCACATCCCGTACATGAGTCATTGACCGATATTTCTACAGGCATTTACTCACAGAATTATTTTTTAATCCATTTAACTTATTGGATTGAAAATGAGACCACAATAATCTGATGACCCTAAATTAGTCAGATTGCGTCAAAGTAGCCAGATGACACAAAACTATTAATACTAATAAAAATCACTTTACTATATTAATTTGTTTCAAAAAATAATTAGACTTGATTTAGGGTACTTCTCGTGAGATATGTATATGGATAATTCAAATGAAAGACTGATAGATGTAGTCAGTGCATCTCTCTCAAATATTACTGCAGGAATCGTATTAATCATATTTACGGTCCTGGTATACTTAGACATGTTCAGTCTTTTAAGAAATCCGCTGTTCACTGGTTTTCTGGGACTGGTATTTTTTATCACGTCTTATGTCAGCATGGAATCTGAGAAAAACCAGCATAGTGGAAGTGCTCTACTTAACCTTGACCTCAATGGCATTATAGCAGGGGTGTCACTCCTGGCTGTTTCAATAGCAGGTGCTGCAGGACATTTTGAAGTTGTACGGAACTTTCTCTTTCCACTTATACCTGGTGTTATCCTGATGACAGCTGCTTTTGCCAGGTCATTTATAAAAGCCAGTTATCCAAATCTGCCTATAACACGCACAGACCCCTGCACCATACTGGGCGGCCAGATACTTATTCTCTATTCTATCCTGCTCTATATGGGTTTAGCATCATTTACCTGGAGTCCATTGTTCCCACTGCTAGTG
This window encodes:
- the hdrC gene encoding CoB--CoM heterodisulfide reductase subunit C, which translates into the protein MTKEPVKLLDDEGLTFLTCMQCGTCTGSCPSGRYTSLNTRRIVLSARRNKDVYHDKDLWMCTTCYQCQERCPRGINIVDGILALRTESVHMGLMLPDHRKVAGLVIEKGHAVPINDTNRDKRKKLGMDELPETVHKYPDALDQVKKLLIATGFVQLVKDTEGKEKEGGQ
- the hdrB gene encoding CoB--CoM heterodisulfide reductase subunit B, which translates into the protein MKPVSLFLGCIIPNRYPGIEKATKLVLDGLGIDWTDLAGASCCPAPGVFRSFDKVTWLTLAARNIVLSEQMNRDVLTICNGCFGSLTDANHELKHDQGLARQVNKHLAEVDMKYNGSVEVRHIIEFLSKEIGPGTIKETIKHQLDLKVALHYGCHLIKPSKERDLGTVENPVFFDELVEALGAQSIDYEDKMACCGAGGGVRSALLDTSLEMAEAKLQHIAEAGVDCIVNACPFCHLQLDFGQVEIKDKFGHEYNIPVLHYSQLLAIAMGHSPEEVGVDLNFITDAQFIDRLRG
- a CDS encoding 4Fe-4S binding protein; the protein is MPVEISVNDSCTGCGRCRNLCPKGPIIWDIRKMDNGRVVYYAKEPAFCLFCKRCAGACPVGAITVLNISGRSK